The Fibrobacter sp. UWP2 genome has a window encoding:
- a CDS encoding sodium-dependent transporter, with translation MTNNRENWGSKIGVILAVAGSAVGLGNFLRFPVQAATNGGGAFIIPYLIAFLLLGIPLAWMEWTLGRYAGRQGYGTAPSTLHIIFGKKKPWAKHLGSIGLLPPIFIVFYYVFIQSWILAFAYYSLTGKLIEVTAQGSAAVTQFFGDFIMLKTCVGPVPSAIIFFLITFACNMVVLAFGVRKGIERVNKICMPILLILGIILVVRVLTLPDIGKGLAFMWNPNFSELANPKVWMAAAGQVFFTMSLGMGIIWCYASYLKPKEDLVLSSLTASATNGFAEIIIGGTVVIPIAVIIAGANIEECAKLGTFGLGFQTMPYVFGTLPLGGVLQTVWFALLFFAGITSAISIIQPLISFCEDDLKFSRRKSVTTISTITFIGGLTAIFGLAAGTVDELDFWGGTFLLVVFGAIQALVFSFILGRQKVKTDDGGEDSEAFALMNEGSQLKLPHFFRPIIQYVCPAYLIILLVSFTLTDGLPLITLSNIPADAKVTFLGTEFSQLYFTWGFRGFLLLLVVLLNIAIAYAWRKGGTAERGRNAGIQKMPIGNSDETMTKEA, from the coding sequence ATGACAAACAATCGTGAAAACTGGGGTTCCAAGATAGGGGTCATCTTGGCAGTCGCTGGTTCGGCAGTCGGGCTCGGCAACTTCCTGAGATTCCCAGTACAGGCGGCCACCAACGGCGGCGGCGCCTTCATCATCCCCTACCTCATCGCATTCCTGCTCCTTGGCATTCCTCTCGCCTGGATGGAATGGACGCTCGGCCGCTATGCGGGCAGGCAGGGCTACGGCACCGCCCCGAGCACACTCCACATCATCTTCGGCAAGAAGAAGCCCTGGGCAAAGCACCTGGGATCCATCGGCCTCTTGCCGCCCATCTTCATCGTTTTCTACTACGTGTTCATCCAGTCGTGGATCCTCGCGTTCGCCTACTATTCCCTTACGGGCAAGCTCATAGAGGTGACAGCACAGGGTAGCGCCGCGGTGACGCAGTTCTTCGGCGACTTCATCATGCTCAAGACGTGCGTAGGTCCCGTACCTTCCGCCATCATATTCTTCCTCATCACGTTCGCCTGCAACATGGTCGTCCTCGCCTTCGGCGTACGCAAGGGCATCGAGCGCGTGAATAAGATCTGCATGCCAATACTTCTTATCCTCGGCATCATCCTCGTGGTGCGTGTGCTGACACTCCCGGATATCGGCAAGGGGCTTGCCTTCATGTGGAATCCGAACTTCAGCGAACTCGCCAATCCCAAGGTCTGGATGGCGGCCGCGGGCCAGGTGTTCTTCACCATGAGCCTCGGCATGGGCATCATCTGGTGCTACGCGAGCTACCTCAAGCCCAAGGAAGACTTGGTTCTCTCCTCCCTTACCGCCAGCGCCACGAACGGCTTTGCCGAAATCATCATCGGCGGCACGGTCGTCATCCCCATCGCAGTCATCATCGCGGGCGCGAACATCGAGGAATGCGCGAAACTCGGCACATTCGGGCTCGGCTTCCAGACCATGCCGTACGTGTTCGGAACGCTCCCGCTCGGCGGGGTCCTGCAGACGGTCTGGTTCGCCCTGCTCTTCTTCGCGGGCATCACCAGCGCCATTTCCATCATCCAGCCGCTCATCAGCTTCTGCGAAGACGACCTCAAGTTCAGCCGCAGAAAGTCGGTCACGACCATCAGCACCATCACGTTTATCGGCGGCCTCACCGCCATCTTCGGGCTTGCCGCCGGCACGGTCGACGAACTCGACTTCTGGGGCGGCACGTTCCTACTCGTGGTGTTCGGCGCCATCCAGGCGCTCGTGTTCTCGTTCATTCTCGGTCGCCAAAAGGTGAAAACCGACGACGGAGGCGAAGACAGCGAAGCATTCGCCTTGATGAACGAAGGTTCGCAGCTCAAGCTCCCCCACTTCTTCAGGCCCATCATCCAGTATGTGTGCCCGGCATACCTGATTATCCTGCTCGTGTCGTTCACGCTGACCGACGGGCTCCCGCTCATCACGCTCAGCAACATCCCTGCCGACGCGAAGGTCACCTTCCTCGGCACGGAATTCTCGCAGCTGTACTTCACGTGGGGTTTCCGCGGATTCCTGCTCTTGCTGGTCGTCTTGCTGAACATCGCCATCGCCTACGCCTGGCGCAAGGGCGGCACCGCAGAACGCGGACGCAACGCAGGTATCCAGAAGATGCCTATCGGCAATTCCGACGAAACCATGACTAAGGAGGCATAA
- a CDS encoding aconitate hydratase, with product MLFNFDMIQGVYARIPARVEAARKQLGRPLTLAEKIIYSHLIDGAENRTYERGKDFAEFHPDRVAMQDATAQMALLQFTTAGKARVAVPSSVHCDHLIIAREGVEKDLPRAKEESKEVYDFLQSVSAKYGIDCWLPGAGIIHQVVLENYAFPGGMMIGTDSHTVNAGGLGMLAIGVGGADAVDAMVGLPWELKYPKMIGVKLTGKLQGFATAKDIILKLAGILTVKGGTNAIIEYFGEGARSLSATGKATIANMGAEVGATCSTFSYDDSMSRYLKVTGRADVAAAADKIAEHLKADPEVEANPEKYFDRVVEIDLSTLVPHFNGPFSPDRAFAVTDMAESLKATETKPESTPVVSAALIGSCTNSSYEDLFMAANMIKQALAKGLSPKCPLLINPGSEQVRYTAERDGLIDLFKQFGATIMTNACGPCIGRWDRAGADKKELNTIVHSFNRNFAKRADGNPNTHAFVASPLMAVIAALSGDIRFNPMTDTLVNNEGKAVKLDPPEQCELPPKGFEVKDAGYQAPAEDGSKITVSINPESKRLQALAPFAAWDGKDIAGAPLLIKAKGKCTTDHISMAGPWLNYRGHLENISNNMLIGAVNAFNGETNKVLCQCGEYKEVPELAKIYKAKGTGSIVIGDENYGEGSSREHAAMEPRFLGVKAVIVKSFARIHETNLKKQGMLALTFKNAADYDKIQEQDVFDIVGLTKFAPGSEFTLVAHHKDGSVDNIALSHTYNEQQWAWFKAGSALNLIRANNK from the coding sequence ATGCTTTTCAATTTCGACATGATCCAGGGCGTGTATGCCCGCATTCCCGCCCGCGTTGAAGCTGCCCGCAAGCAGCTGGGCCGTCCGCTCACCCTCGCCGAAAAGATTATCTACAGCCACCTGATCGATGGCGCCGAGAACAGGACCTACGAGCGCGGCAAGGATTTTGCCGAATTCCACCCCGACCGCGTGGCCATGCAGGACGCCACCGCCCAGATGGCCCTTTTGCAGTTCACCACCGCCGGTAAGGCCCGCGTGGCAGTGCCGAGCTCCGTGCACTGCGACCACCTGATTATCGCCCGCGAAGGTGTCGAAAAGGACCTCCCCCGCGCCAAGGAAGAAAGCAAGGAAGTTTACGATTTCCTCCAGTCCGTGTCTGCCAAGTACGGCATTGACTGCTGGCTCCCGGGTGCTGGCATCATCCACCAGGTGGTGCTCGAAAACTATGCCTTCCCGGGCGGAATGATGATCGGTACCGACTCCCACACGGTGAACGCCGGCGGCCTCGGCATGCTCGCGATTGGCGTGGGCGGTGCAGACGCCGTGGATGCCATGGTAGGCCTTCCGTGGGAACTCAAGTACCCGAAGATGATCGGCGTGAAGCTCACCGGCAAGCTCCAGGGCTTCGCTACCGCCAAGGACATCATCCTGAAGCTCGCAGGCATCTTGACCGTTAAGGGTGGCACCAACGCCATTATCGAATACTTTGGCGAAGGCGCTCGCAGCCTCTCCGCCACCGGCAAGGCAACGATTGCGAACATGGGTGCCGAAGTGGGCGCAACCTGCTCCACCTTCAGCTACGACGATTCCATGAGCCGCTACCTCAAGGTGACTGGCCGTGCCGACGTTGCCGCCGCCGCCGACAAGATTGCAGAACACCTCAAGGCCGACCCCGAAGTCGAAGCAAATCCGGAAAAATACTTTGACCGCGTTGTGGAAATTGACCTGAGCACGCTCGTGCCGCACTTCAACGGCCCGTTCAGCCCGGACCGCGCTTTTGCCGTGACCGACATGGCAGAATCCCTCAAGGCCACCGAAACCAAGCCGGAATCTACTCCGGTCGTAAGTGCAGCCCTCATCGGCAGCTGCACGAACTCCAGCTACGAAGACCTCTTCATGGCCGCGAACATGATCAAGCAGGCCCTCGCCAAGGGTCTTTCCCCGAAGTGCCCGCTCCTCATCAACCCGGGTTCCGAACAGGTGCGCTACACCGCCGAACGCGACGGTCTCATCGACCTGTTCAAGCAGTTCGGCGCCACCATCATGACGAACGCCTGCGGTCCTTGCATTGGCCGCTGGGACCGTGCCGGCGCCGACAAGAAGGAACTCAACACCATCGTTCACAGCTTTAACCGCAACTTCGCAAAGCGCGCCGACGGCAACCCGAACACGCATGCATTCGTCGCCTCCCCGCTCATGGCCGTGATTGCAGCCCTCAGCGGCGACATCCGCTTCAACCCGATGACCGACACCCTCGTGAACAACGAAGGTAAAGCAGTCAAGCTCGACCCGCCGGAACAGTGCGAACTGCCGCCGAAGGGTTTCGAAGTCAAGGACGCCGGCTACCAGGCTCCGGCAGAAGACGGCTCCAAGATTACCGTTTCCATCAACCCCGAAAGCAAGCGCCTCCAGGCTCTCGCTCCGTTCGCGGCCTGGGACGGCAAGGACATCGCCGGAGCCCCGCTCCTCATCAAGGCGAAGGGCAAGTGCACCACCGACCACATCTCCATGGCCGGTCCGTGGCTCAACTACCGCGGCCACCTCGAAAACATTTCAAACAACATGCTCATCGGCGCCGTGAACGCCTTCAACGGCGAAACGAACAAGGTCCTCTGCCAGTGCGGTGAATACAAGGAAGTTCCAGAACTTGCCAAGATTTACAAGGCCAAGGGAACGGGCTCCATCGTCATCGGTGACGAAAACTACGGTGAAGGCTCCAGCCGCGAACACGCTGCCATGGAACCGCGCTTCCTCGGCGTGAAGGCCGTAATCGTGAAGAGCTTCGCCCGCATCCACGAGACGAACCTCAAGAAGCAGGGCATGCTCGCCCTCACCTTCAAGAACGCTGCCGACTACGACAAGATCCAGGAACAGGACGTGTTCGACATCGTGGGCCTCACCAAGTTCGCCCCGGGTTCCGAGTTCACGCTCGTCGCCCACCACAAGGACGGCTCGGTCGATAACATCGCCCTGAGCCACACCTACAACGAACAGCAGTGGGCATGGTTCAAGGCGGGTTCCGCCCTCAACCTCATCCGCGCGAACAACAAGTAA
- a CDS encoding glycoside hydrolase family 11 protein, with protein MNKISVTAVIAIGAAFSIAQAQDFCQTAAHSGNKVTLSTNKVGSFDNGIGYELWNEGGNGGSATFYDDGSFSCDMTGAKDYLCRSGLSFNSDKTHTEIGHMLADFKLVKSNLNGIDYSYIGIYGWTREPLVEWYIVDNTGSQYMPGDWVAQGSSAKKHGTFTIDGAEYTVYEGDRTSYSIDGDNKYFKQYFSVRKSPRDCGTIDISAHFKKWEELGLKMGKMHEAKILGEAGSTSGANARGSYDFPYAKVYIESSEPFEGIAQIQSVNRDRAYSVFDMQGRFMCTLEQKAGMPLNDLVKAGVKKAGSYIVKGGAGTSVVTIK; from the coding sequence ATGAACAAAATCTCTGTTACCGCAGTCATCGCCATAGGCGCAGCTTTCTCCATTGCCCAAGCCCAGGACTTCTGCCAAACGGCAGCGCACTCGGGCAACAAAGTGACGCTCTCCACCAACAAAGTCGGTTCGTTTGACAACGGCATTGGCTATGAGCTTTGGAACGAAGGCGGTAACGGAGGTTCCGCGACATTCTATGACGATGGTTCCTTCAGCTGCGACATGACCGGCGCAAAGGACTACCTTTGCCGTTCGGGGCTCTCCTTCAACAGCGACAAGACCCACACTGAAATCGGTCACATGCTGGCGGATTTCAAGCTGGTCAAGAGCAACCTCAATGGCATTGACTACTCTTACATCGGCATTTACGGCTGGACCCGCGAACCGCTCGTCGAATGGTACATCGTGGACAACACTGGTAGCCAGTACATGCCGGGCGACTGGGTAGCCCAGGGTTCCTCCGCCAAGAAGCACGGCACATTCACCATCGACGGTGCCGAATATACCGTTTACGAAGGCGACCGGACCTCGTACTCCATCGATGGCGACAACAAGTACTTCAAGCAGTACTTCAGCGTCCGCAAGAGCCCGCGCGACTGCGGCACCATCGACATCAGCGCCCATTTCAAAAAATGGGAAGAACTCGGTTTGAAAATGGGCAAGATGCACGAAGCCAAGATCCTTGGCGAAGCCGGCAGCACCAGTGGCGCAAACGCCAGAGGCTCCTACGACTTCCCCTACGCCAAAGTTTATATTGAATCCTCTGAACCTTTCGAAGGCATAGCCCAGATCCAGTCCGTGAACAGGGACAGGGCATACTCGGTATTCGACATGCAAGGTCGCTTCATGTGCACGCTCGAACAAAAAGCAGGCATGCCTCTTAACGACTTGGTCAAGGCTGGCGTCAAGAAAGCAGGTTCCTACATTGTCAAGGGTGGCGCCGGCACAAGCGTAGTCACCATCAAGTAA
- a CDS encoding GTP-binding protein, translating to MKSVPITLLTGYLGAGKTTLLNFVLNNQQGYHVAVIVNDIGEVNIDQTLIEKGGNITKEDSGKVVPLSNGCICCSLKTDLLEQIAELLEMNKFDYILIEASGICEPVPIAQTICMAGSQLQSRDGRPLACHLDNIVSVVDVARLADEFAGGQKLLANDLEEEDIANLLIQQIEFCNTIIMNKVDSISKNDLEHVKAVVRALQPEAKMIETNYGKVEMKDILDTKQFDFEKVGNSAAWAKELMKETKPEDEDDDDDDDDHDEHEHHHHHDDDHDEHEHHHHHDDDDDHDHEDHSHCDHEHGVCHCGHHHDKDHPHGDEYGISTFVYERRRPLVRDKFETFLDNYPTSIIRTKGLVWFEDERNNSYLFEQAGKQASAQNFGPWFASESEEEQKRILRENPDLVKVWDAEYGDRIIRLVFIGQHMDKKKIIAVLDDCLGE from the coding sequence ATGAAATCTGTACCTATTACGCTGCTCACCGGTTACCTCGGAGCCGGAAAGACAACCCTCCTGAACTTTGTCCTCAACAACCAGCAGGGTTACCACGTCGCCGTCATCGTGAACGACATCGGCGAAGTGAACATCGACCAGACGCTCATCGAGAAGGGCGGGAACATCACGAAGGAAGATTCCGGAAAGGTGGTGCCGCTTTCCAACGGATGCATCTGCTGCAGCCTCAAGACCGACCTCCTGGAACAGATTGCCGAACTCCTCGAGATGAACAAGTTCGACTACATCCTCATCGAAGCAAGCGGTATCTGCGAACCCGTGCCTATCGCGCAGACCATCTGCATGGCGGGCAGCCAGCTGCAGAGCCGCGACGGGCGCCCCCTCGCCTGCCACCTCGACAACATCGTATCGGTGGTAGACGTCGCACGCCTCGCCGACGAATTCGCGGGCGGCCAGAAGTTGCTCGCGAACGACCTCGAAGAAGAAGACATCGCAAACCTCCTCATCCAGCAGATTGAATTCTGCAACACCATCATCATGAACAAGGTCGATTCCATCAGCAAGAACGACCTCGAGCACGTGAAGGCGGTGGTCCGCGCGCTGCAGCCCGAAGCCAAGATGATCGAGACGAACTACGGCAAGGTCGAGATGAAGGACATCCTCGACACCAAGCAGTTCGACTTCGAGAAGGTCGGGAACTCCGCCGCCTGGGCCAAGGAACTCATGAAGGAGACGAAGCCCGAAGACGAAGATGACGATGATGACGATGATGACCATGACGAGCACGAACATCACCATCATCACGATGATGACCACGACGAGCATGAACATCACCACCATCATGACGATGATGATGACCACGATCATGAAGATCACAGCCACTGCGACCACGAGCACGGCGTGTGCCACTGCGGCCACCACCACGACAAGGACCATCCGCATGGCGACGAGTACGGCATCAGCACGTTCGTGTACGAACGCCGCCGCCCGCTTGTCCGCGACAAGTTCGAAACGTTCCTTGACAACTACCCCACGAGTATCATCCGCACCAAGGGTCTCGTGTGGTTCGAGGACGAACGCAACAACAGCTACCTGTTCGAGCAGGCCGGCAAGCAGGCTTCCGCACAGAATTTCGGTCCCTGGTTCGCCAGCGAAAGCGAAGAGGAACAGAAGAGAATCTTGCGCGAGAACCCGGACCTCGTGAAGGTATGGGACGCCGAATACGGAGACCGCATCATCCGTCTCGTATTCATCGGCCAGCACATGGACAAAAAGAAGATTATTGCCGTACTCGACGATTGCCTCGGAGAATGA
- a CDS encoding phosphoribosylaminoimidazolesuccinocarboxamide synthase, producing MSLKFETPITEVPLFHQGKVRDMYDLGDSFLMVASDRLSAFDVVLPTPIPGKGKILNQLSLFWFKHLGMKNHLITADVNEYPEVLKKHADYLRGRSMIVKKAKRHSVECIVRGYIVGSGWKDYQKTGRICGHVLPSNLQLCQKLETPLYTPSTKPDVGHDENISFEQTFDIVGEKVATELKSMSLDIYTKARDYAASKGIILADTKFEFGEIDGETVLIDEVLTPDSSRYWPADKYQVGKNQESFDKQYVRDWLETLDWGKTYPGPEIPAEVVKNTLAKYEEIFVRLTGKKPEL from the coding sequence ATGAGTCTAAAATTTGAAACCCCCATTACCGAAGTTCCGCTGTTCCACCAGGGCAAAGTACGCGACATGTACGACCTGGGCGACAGCTTCCTGATGGTCGCCAGCGACCGTCTTTCCGCTTTTGACGTGGTGCTCCCCACCCCGATCCCTGGTAAGGGCAAAATCCTCAACCAGCTTTCGCTGTTCTGGTTCAAGCACCTCGGCATGAAGAACCACCTCATCACCGCCGACGTGAACGAATACCCGGAAGTGCTCAAGAAGCACGCCGACTACCTGCGCGGCCGTTCCATGATCGTGAAGAAGGCCAAGCGCCACTCCGTGGAATGCATCGTGCGCGGCTACATTGTGGGTTCCGGCTGGAAGGACTACCAGAAGACGGGCCGAATCTGCGGTCACGTGCTCCCCTCCAACCTGCAGCTCTGCCAGAAGCTCGAGACTCCGCTCTACACGCCGAGCACCAAGCCCGACGTCGGCCACGACGAGAACATCAGCTTTGAACAGACCTTCGACATCGTGGGCGAAAAGGTCGCCACCGAACTCAAGAGCATGTCCCTCGACATCTACACGAAGGCCCGCGACTACGCTGCCAGCAAGGGAATCATCCTCGCCGACACCAAGTTCGAATTCGGTGAAATCGACGGCGAAACCGTGCTCATCGACGAAGTGCTCACGCCGGATTCCAGCCGCTACTGGCCGGCCGACAAGTACCAGGTGGGCAAGAACCAGGAAAGCTTCGACAAGCAGTACGTCCGCGACTGGCTCGAAACGCTCGACTGGGGCAAAACCTACCCGGGTCCGGAAATCCCGGCCGAAGTCGTGAAGAACACGCTCGCGAAGTACGAAGAAATCTTCGTACGCCTCACCGGCAAGAAGCCTGAATTGTAA
- a CDS encoding GH116 family glycosyl hydrolase, with translation MSIKDYLAGAKQAGSVQKLMTPGLAVEFIQPWYTPLSTTPSTTGIAVGGIGSTFTATPAGTTPVMNVMPGVQVRTEKPSDLRFNNFFFKEAVLSAKAPLVIGNFAAFSIYNNNFPLLDANGTRVFGDADMKDQKKAEAKLNKVLTDKALFATNKAAFERWHIQFSDRTQALIAAGKDTAAINRAVLIDFFDGMIGEKAAREGALTAAWANDSEFLGQPGYDAAKMKYTALYPVSETVYEGKGVAITKTQSSYVTPGDERLSSLPVNATVFTLENNTKETREVTIVQIQDSITGYMAKKDRQGVQDSSFVLVPSARFPKGVQFDKELKDGRSVRGIEFYNEKALAESDFNGCMGVSVAWNKKDNLNVSVKPMFYQDDAASVLKGALQSGRVAGSWVKNVYSGRETIAGAVAVTAVLKPKQKVSFQFNLVLDFPEIKLNKLTSAKKYTAFFPEAYGRVGAILEEALAADKNMDARLKAFEALVPKKAVAKLYKTAAKQAEFKSLALNTLSFLAEATVWDKDDRFLVRECADYPFFNSLDVYFYGSFSLMALMPRLDGVVMKRFGDAILAVNNNRRRHHEYVNLPYADLPDPKLEGPRAVRGAVIHDLGSPFDAEPDAYDWHNVKEWKDLAPKYVLMVLRHYVKTQDKQNLQDCKEAVYAAMQYLEKMVNEGENFPLTHGTDDTFDNLSSHGISVYCGSLWIAGLRAAAKIAEILGDKLQADTWNAKADAANKEFDEALWDEAEGYYHFFVTPMEAKDVVADKLPQLADAIKETLVIDGNDVKAALKTINEWLNAGEIPSDVELSKNELRGLKKAWLTAQCKDAFTASWNAKIANDCDDVFADTMLADTYLRLLGLKPISDEKKAKANLLRVYNTNYKANSPLIGAANLVRKDGSPLDEFNFQAHDVWIGIQYSIMCAMMHHGLEKQAADMGDSMIRNLYEEARIPFAAPEGFNGSCRLHPEALVKAFGLSATAAEKMHKELLKKGALLADSRISPKLPRNLPAFTKAFGSIAKANKVEASALFMLLHSTALKYTAGKYFRPGMVFALLY, from the coding sequence ATGAGCATCAAAGATTACCTCGCCGGCGCAAAACAGGCCGGTTCCGTCCAGAAGCTGATGACCCCGGGCCTCGCCGTGGAATTTATCCAGCCCTGGTACACCCCGCTTTCTACGACCCCTTCTACCACGGGTATTGCTGTCGGCGGTATCGGCTCGACATTCACCGCAACGCCTGCGGGCACCACTCCCGTGATGAACGTGATGCCGGGCGTGCAGGTCCGCACCGAAAAGCCCTCTGACCTCCGCTTCAACAACTTCTTCTTCAAGGAAGCGGTCTTAAGCGCAAAGGCTCCCCTTGTGATTGGCAACTTCGCCGCATTCAGCATCTACAACAACAACTTCCCGCTCCTCGATGCAAACGGTACACGCGTTTTCGGCGATGCCGACATGAAGGACCAGAAAAAAGCCGAAGCCAAGCTCAACAAGGTGCTCACCGACAAGGCTCTTTTTGCAACGAACAAGGCCGCCTTTGAACGCTGGCACATTCAGTTCAGCGACCGCACCCAGGCTTTGATCGCTGCAGGCAAGGACACCGCTGCTATCAACCGCGCCGTTCTCATTGACTTCTTTGACGGCATGATTGGCGAAAAGGCTGCCCGCGAAGGCGCCCTCACCGCCGCCTGGGCAAACGACTCCGAATTCCTCGGCCAGCCGGGCTACGACGCCGCCAAGATGAAATATACCGCCCTCTATCCGGTGAGCGAAACCGTTTACGAAGGCAAGGGTGTCGCTATCACCAAGACCCAGTCCAGCTACGTGACTCCGGGTGACGAACGCCTCTCCAGCCTCCCGGTGAACGCCACCGTGTTCACTCTCGAAAACAACACCAAGGAAACCCGCGAAGTGACGATTGTCCAGATTCAGGACAGCATCACGGGCTACATGGCCAAGAAGGACCGCCAGGGCGTTCAGGACTCCAGTTTTGTGCTGGTGCCGTCTGCTCGTTTCCCGAAGGGAGTGCAGTTCGACAAGGAACTCAAGGATGGCCGCTCTGTGCGCGGTATCGAATTTTACAACGAAAAAGCTCTCGCCGAAAGCGACTTCAACGGTTGCATGGGCGTGTCCGTCGCCTGGAACAAGAAGGATAACCTGAACGTTTCCGTGAAGCCCATGTTCTACCAGGACGATGCCGCCTCTGTGCTGAAGGGCGCTCTCCAGAGCGGTCGCGTTGCAGGCTCTTGGGTCAAGAACGTTTACAGCGGTCGTGAAACGATTGCAGGCGCCGTCGCCGTGACTGCCGTTTTGAAGCCGAAGCAGAAGGTCAGCTTCCAGTTCAACCTGGTGCTGGATTTCCCCGAAATCAAGCTGAACAAGCTTACGTCCGCCAAGAAGTACACCGCTTTCTTCCCAGAAGCATACGGCCGCGTGGGCGCCATTCTCGAAGAAGCTCTCGCCGCCGACAAGAACATGGACGCTCGCCTCAAGGCTTTCGAAGCCCTCGTACCGAAGAAGGCCGTAGCAAAGCTTTACAAGACCGCTGCCAAGCAGGCCGAATTCAAGAGCCTCGCCCTCAACACCCTCAGCTTCCTCGCCGAAGCCACCGTGTGGGACAAGGACGACCGTTTCTTGGTTCGCGAATGCGCCGACTATCCGTTCTTCAACTCCCTGGACGTTTACTTCTACGGAAGCTTCAGCCTCATGGCCCTGATGCCGCGTCTTGACGGCGTGGTGATGAAGCGCTTCGGCGATGCCATTCTCGCCGTGAACAATAACCGCCGCCGCCACCACGAATACGTGAACCTCCCCTACGCCGACCTGCCCGACCCGAAACTGGAAGGTCCCCGCGCCGTTCGTGGCGCCGTGATTCACGACCTCGGAAGCCCCTTCGATGCCGAACCCGATGCCTACGACTGGCACAACGTGAAGGAATGGAAGGATCTCGCTCCGAAGTATGTGCTGATGGTTCTCCGCCATTACGTGAAGACGCAGGACAAGCAGAACTTGCAGGATTGCAAGGAAGCCGTCTACGCCGCTATGCAGTACCTCGAGAAAATGGTGAACGAAGGCGAAAACTTCCCGCTCACCCACGGTACCGACGACACGTTCGACAACCTCTCCAGCCACGGCATTTCCGTGTACTGCGGTAGCCTCTGGATTGCAGGCCTCCGCGCCGCCGCCAAGATTGCCGAAATCCTCGGCGACAAGCTGCAGGCCGACACTTGGAACGCCAAGGCCGATGCCGCCAACAAGGAATTCGACGAAGCCCTGTGGGACGAAGCCGAAGGCTACTACCACTTCTTCGTGACCCCGATGGAAGCGAAGGACGTTGTGGCAGACAAGCTCCCGCAACTCGCCGACGCCATCAAGGAAACGCTCGTCATTGACGGCAACGATGTGAAGGCAGCCCTCAAGACCATCAACGAATGGCTGAACGCAGGCGAAATCCCGAGCGACGTGGAACTTTCCAAGAACGAACTCCGCGGCCTCAAGAAGGCTTGGCTCACCGCCCAGTGCAAGGACGCTTTCACCGCCAGCTGGAACGCAAAGATTGCCAACGACTGCGACGACGTGTTCGCTGACACGATGCTCGCCGACACCTACCTCCGTCTGCTCGGCCTCAAGCCGATTAGCGACGAGAAGAAGGCCAAGGCCAACCTGCTCCGCGTCTACAACACGAACTACAAGGCCAACAGCCCGCTCATCGGTGCCGCAAACCTTGTGCGTAAGGACGGCAGCCCGCTCGATGAATTCAACTTCCAGGCTCACGACGTGTGGATCGGCATCCAGTACAGCATCATGTGCGCCATGATGCACCATGGTCTCGAAAAGCAGGCTGCCGACATGGGCGATTCCATGATCCGCAACCTCTACGAAGAAGCTCGCATCCCGTTCGCCGCTCCGGAAGGATTCAACGGTTCCTGCCGCCTGCACCCGGAAGCTCTCGTGAAAGCATTCGGCCTCAGCGCTACCGCCGCCGAGAAGATGCACAAGGAACTCCTGAAGAAGGGCGCCCTGCTTGCAGATTCCCGCATCAGCCCGAAGCTCCCGCGCAACCTGCCCGCCTTTACGAAGGCATTCGGCAGCATCGCGAAGGCGAACAAGGTTGAAGCAAGCGCGCTGTTCATGCTGCTCCACAGCACGGCACTCAAGTACACCGCCGGTAAGTACTTCCGTCCCGGAATGGTGTTCGCTCTGCTGTACTAA
- the purN gene encoding phosphoribosylglycinamide formyltransferase: protein MIKIGVMASGGGSNFKAIIDHIGEGDLEAQCKFLITNNGTCGAVEHAMSYGIPVYHISGKTHPDVHQYERALCAVLDERPVDLLILAGYMKALPDVLVERMENRILNIHPSLLPKFGGKGFWGIHVHEAVLAAGEKESGPTVHLVSKEIDSGRILTQRKVPVLPGDTPEVLQARVLEQEHDLYWRTIRDYAAEVL from the coding sequence ATGATTAAAATCGGCGTTATGGCTTCCGGTGGCGGAAGCAATTTTAAAGCTATTATTGACCATATCGGCGAGGGCGACCTCGAAGCACAGTGCAAGTTTTTGATTACGAACAACGGAACGTGCGGGGCAGTGGAACACGCCATGTCGTACGGCATCCCGGTTTACCATATTTCGGGCAAGACGCACCCCGACGTACATCAATACGAGCGTGCGCTGTGCGCCGTTTTGGACGAACGCCCGGTGGACCTTCTGATTTTGGCGGGCTACATGAAGGCGCTTCCGGACGTGCTGGTGGAACGTATGGAAAACCGCATTTTGAACATCCATCCGTCGCTATTGCCCAAGTTTGGCGGCAAGGGCTTTTGGGGAATCCACGTGCACGAGGCGGTTTTGGCCGCAGGCGAAAAGGAATCGGGCCCGACGGTGCACTTGGTCTCCAAGGAGATTGACTCGGGGCGCATTTTGACGCAGCGCAAGGTGCCCGTGCTCCCTGGCGACACTCCCGAGGTTTTGCAGGCCCGTGTTCTGGAACAAGAACACGACCTTTACTGGCGCACTATCCGCGATTACGCGGCCGAGGTCCTGTAA